The sequence ggtctgaccatggaacagaatttgagaatgcaaaattcttagatttttgttcatcaaatagaatagatcataacttctcagctcctagaactccacaacaaaatggagtggtagAAAAGAAGAACAGAACCTtagaagatatggctagaacaatgatgcttgcagcaaATGTTGCTAAAAACCTATGGActgaggcaataagtactgcaGCATATGTCACAAACAGATGCATAATCAGACCCTTGTTAgaaaagactccctatgaattactaaaaggtagaaagcctaacatttctcactttagaacttttggttgcaaatgtttcatacataataatggtaaggataatttgggaaaatttgatatcaaaagtgatgagggaatcttttTAGGTCattcacttcatagtaaggctTACAAAGTTTTAAACAACAGAACTAACTATGTTGAAGAAAgtatgcatatgatttttgatgagttttgtgttaagactaacctgcaggaagAAAGCGACACTGAGGAACAGGTTACACAACATGTTCCATCGACTGAAGCAGTCAAACTTAGGGGAACTTTCACAGGGGGAACTAAAGCTGAAGGCATAGTGTTAGGGGGAATTAAGCCATCAACTGCTTCATATCAGAACATTAAAAGTATTCCAAGCAGCTCACTAGGATTGATCccaaaaggatacaagtatcaaggTTCGCACCCCATTGAGAATATACTTACTAATCTCACTTCTAGAATCACCACAAGATCTGGATTGAGAAGTATGTGTGCATTCAAGACATTTTTGTTAGAAATAGAGCCAAAGAAAGTAAGTGATGCATTGCTTGATGttgattggatcatagccatgcaGGATGAATTGAATtagtttgagagaagcaaagtatgaTATTTAGTTCCTCTTCCAAAAGATAGATCAGTCATTGGGACTAAATGGATGtacagaaataaagttgatgagcatggaacagtcACAAGAAACAAGGGAAGACTGGTAGTTCAAGGATACAACCAAGAAGAAAGaattgactttgatgagacttttgctcctgtagcAAGACTTGAAGCCATAAGATTGTTGGTTGCCTTTACCTCTTACAAGGAGTTTATTTTATACCAGATGGATATAAAGAGTGCATTCCTAAATGGCATTCTCAAAGAAGAGGTTTATGTGAAGCAACCTCCAGGATTTGAAAGCAGAGAGTTTCCAGATCATGTGTACAAGCTGGATAAGGCtttgtatgggttgaaacaagcaCCAAGGGCCTGGTATGAGAGATTATCAAAGTTTCTTCTGGAGCATGGACAgaccagaggtaaaattgacaataccctttttttaaaaactaatggaaaggaTTTATTAGTTGTGCAggtgtatgtggatgacattatttttggctcaaccaACATGAATGTGACTCATGACTTTTctaaactcatgagttgtgagTTTGAAATAAGCATGATGGGGGAGTTGAATTACTTCCTGGGTCTTCAAATAAAATAGTCAGCATCAGGAACAATGATCCATCAACAAAAGTATGTCAAAGAGCTTCTCAAGAAATTATCCATGGaggaaactaaagaaataagTACTCTTATTACCACTGCCACAAAACTTGATCTGGATGAAACAGGTTCTGATGTAGAACAAAAACTATATATAGGTATGATAGGGTCTTTATTGTATCTCACAGCAAGCAGACCTGACATTGTATTTAGTGTAGGACTGTGTGCAAGGTTTCAAGCTAATCCAAAAGAATCCCATCTGAAGTCTGTAAAAAGAATCTTCAGATATTTGAAAGGAACTAGTGATCTTAGGTTGTGGGAtcccaaaggtagtaactttaattTGGTAGGATACTCTGATACTGATTATGCAGGATATTTGGTGGACAGGAAAAGCACTACATGTATGGCACACTTCTTAGGATCATATTTGATTACCTGGTCcacaaagaaataaaattcagTAGCTTTGTCTACTGCTGAGGCTGAATACGTTGCTGCTGGGTCATGCTGTGCTCAATTGTTATGGATCAAACAATAACTTCTAGATTTTGGGGTAGATGTAGGTTGTGTTCCCATATTTTGTGATAACACAAGTGCTATAAACATAGCCAAAAATCCTATTCAATATaaaagaactaagcatattgatatcCGTCATCACTTTCTTCGAGACAATGTTGAAAAAGgaaatatatcaattatgttttgtttaactgaggaacaaattgctgacatttcactaaggctttgagtagggaacactttgaaaaaaaataggttagcattggggatgattaaaattgtataaatctcctTCAATGATTGACTAAAATATGTTATGCCTGAgttattgttgattaattcagtcttacacatttagttgtgtgtcctaatTCCAAGATTTAAAGCAATATGATATATCTGTGTGTTGTTTTTTTTGATAGATGGATCATCAAGGCAAGAGTGGTCATGGACTAATCAAACACAGGTATAATTATTGTTTTCCATAGTAGCATTAAGAGAAACAGGTCATCTACATGGTTCCTTCTATAATGATTAAAACCACCAAAACCCAACAGTCATCTTCTTCAAAAGGCTGCCAGACCTTTTATATCCGTACTGAAGCTTTACATCAGCATGTTTCTCCAAAATCACAGTCCCTTCATCTTTTAACTTCCCTCTCACTCTTCTTAAATAcacctcttttttctcttctatctccaCTTCTCCTTCAACCTCTGAATATTCAACATACTATGGCATCTTCTTCCTCTCCTCCTTCTTCTACAAAATCTGACATTAATCCTTCTACATAACTTATTCTCCACCTAAACATCAATTTACCCTCACTTATCCAACCCCAAATCCTTCTCAACCTATCTGATTTCCTATTCTTCAATACCTTACCACACCCCTTCTCTTACTCATCTTTCAAACCCTCACTCTTTCCAAAACCCTTACCACTATCAGTAGATCCTCTTCAAATCCTTGATCGAGATGACATTCCAATTGCCAACCTTATTCCTAGACGGTCAAGATCGACTCTGAAACAAAAACCCTCATTTATCGCCATTGATATCGATGATGATACTCCTGAACACTCTTCTCCCGTCATCCCTTCATCTCAAACTCCACATACTCAGAGAAGAAAACAACAAGAAGATTCTTATTTGGAAGAGAAACTTAGGGCAAGTAAAAAAAATGAGTCATGCCGAATGCTTCTCCTCCCCCGTGTGATTGCTCTCCTGACATTCTCATTCGCTCTAAGAGAAAGCTGAAGCAGAAGTATACCATAGCTAAAACATCAAAACCATATCTCTCTCATAAAATTTCCCCTCTCTCACTCCCAAAGCCTCCACATCTTCAAAATCCACTGTCAAAGCCTCTACTGACAAAGTCTCTACTGAAAAGCCTCTACTCCTTCTAAAGATACTCCAAAATCTGTATGACTTCCGAAGAAACAGGTCCCCAAACCTGGTCCTTCTGTCTCATCTGCCTCAGATTCAGACTATCTTCCTAACACTTCTTCTGTGCCTTCTGATGATTCTGATATTGATATTAATGTTGATACACCTGCTGCTAAAGCTTCTCAGTCAGACCATGTTCTGCATTTTTAGAAATGAAAGATGGTTAGAGGTAGGGTTGTCACTGGTTTTAGGGGTCCTGATATGGAAACTTTGGTCTCCAAATTGAGGGCTCAGGGGTGGTCATCCTTGCTTCTGTAAGGTAATCATCAAAGAAGGTTTGGAAAAGATGAAGTCTATGAATTTTATACACATGNNNNNNNNNNNNNNNNNNNNNNNNNNNNNNNNNNNNNNNNNNNNNNNNNNNNNNNNNNNNNNNNNNNNNNNNNNNNNNNNNNNNNNNNNNNNNNNNNNNNTTACTTCCTGGCCATTTGAAAACTCAAAACTGTCATAGTTAGTGGTTGCAAATCAAGAATAAAGCATGCTAGGTCCAAAAGTTATTTATCTCTGCCTTTCTAGCTTATTGACCAACCCTCCTCACTACTATCTCCACAGGTGTATTCTTAAGTATCGGAGTACTGCTTCTACTGTTTGGGAGCTATTTATTGTACAAAACATTCAAGAAGAGAAGGGAAAAACGGCAGAAACAGATGTTTTTTAAGAGAAATGGCGGCCTCTTACTACAACAGCAGCTATCATCCAATGAAGGGATTATTAACAAAGCATAACTTTTCACTGCTAAAGAGTTGGAGAAGGCAACAGACCACTTCAATGAAAATCACATACTTGGTCGTGGAGGTCAAGGTACGGTATATAAGGGCATGTTACCTGATGGAAAGATAGTAGCAGTGAAAAAGTCCAAGCTAGTAGACGAAAACCAGCTGGATCAGTTTATCAACGAAGTGGTTATTCTTTCACAAATCAATCACAGGAATGTGGTGAAGCTACTCGGCTGTTGTTTGGAAACAGAAGTTCCTCTACTTGTATATGAGTTTATAATCAATGGCACACTGTACAGTCTCATACACAACGAGAACAAGGAGTTTCCCTTTCCATGGAGCACTCGTTTAAGAATAGCCACAGAGGTCGCTGGAGCATTGGCTTATCTACACTGCGACTTCTGttccaatctatcatagggacaTCAAATCGAGCAATATACTTTTAGATGAAAAATACTGTGCCAAGGTCTCAGATTTTGGTACTTCAAGGTCCATTGCAATTGATCAAACTCACCTAACAACCGGAGTCCAAGGGACATTTGGCTATTTAGATCCTGAGTATTTCCAATCCAGCCAATATACAGAAAAAAGTGATGTATATAGCTTCGGAGTTGTTCTTGCTGAACTCTTAACAGGAAAGAAAGCCATTTCAACCACAACAAACGAAGACAGAAGTTTAGCGACAAACTTCCTTTTGGCAACAGATAGTAATCGCCTCGATACATTTATCCATACAAAAATTTTACAAGAAGGCAGAAAGGAGGATATAATGGCGGCTGCTAATATAGCATAtcgttgcttgaacttgaatggTAAGAAAAGGCCGACTATGAAGGAAGTAACGACAGCATTGGAAGCCATCAGACCACAAGTGCCATCAGCAGCATTAACAAATGTTCAACTGGATAAGGGTGATACAGCAGAAAGAAGTGTGATATCTGAAGTTAACTACACATGGACCAACACAGATAGTACCTCATCTGATGATATCCATCCACTGTTGTTCGAAACTAGCTAGGCTTTTGGACATGCCATTCGGAGTCATGATCTCAGTATAACTAATAGAAATATTACCATtgcaaatattattaatacaccatATTGTGTACTATTCTTATACATCCTATATTTGACGTTTGCTATAACACACTCTTTACCACCAAATTAATTTTGCGTGAacaagatttaaaaaataaaaataaaaaaaaattgactatgTAACCAGTCATACTCGAAGTCAGGACACTATGACATCCTATAAAGCTATAACACCATTAGCAAACAAACATAGACGGAGTCACAAATTCAACTCAATAATATGGACGAAAATTTAATGCATTCTTACGACATTATACAAGAATCAACCTTTATATTAAAAAGACTTGAAAATGATATTTAATTCTATATAATGTATAATTATGTATGattttcataattatcataaataaaaGGTTTATTTTCTAAGATTTTAGTTTGGGTTGTTCAATTAACTGAACAAATTAGGTTAAGTTTCTATGTCtcattaattaatacatatacCTATTCGTTGGATGATTATTCCTCCTCCCAGTACAGTCATTCTCCTTTTTTCTGTTTATGACAATTTTTTATACTTGAAGTTTGATCGGATTACTAGTTGAGTATACTGAACTTTGCAGGGGTACTATTACTCCAGACACTTTTTTTTTCGTAGGCTAATGCTatatatctgccacttggcaCATTGCGTGTTAGTCACGCGCATTGAGAGCGTGAACAATATTAAAAACgttataaaactctttttttgccaaacagccccttaattttataattatttaaagttttatatttttatttattttttcattctctttcttctttcttctttcttctttctttcttttcttcaacaatggttgctctATTCAcgaattgaaattgaatttggtCCATtgttaaattgaaattgaattNNNNNNNNNNNNNNNNNNNNNNNNNNNNNNNNNNNNNNNNNNNNNNNNNNNNNNNNNNNNNNNNNNNNNNNNNNNNNNNNNNNNNNNNNNNNNNNNNNNNCCTTTTCAATCTTAGCCTTTTCAGTAGGATTTATGCCTTGTCTGAAGCTTTCCTTAAGTACCCAATACCCATCTCTTTCCTCCACTCTAGGCTCTAGTCTCTCTGCACCTACCTCCCCTGCCACTGTCTGCGGTGGAGTGACATGAAGCTTGGAAAATCTTTTGGAATTTGTCAGCGAACAAGTTGCTGAAAATTTAACAGAAAAAGATGACATTTCGACAAATTTGGAAATTGAGAAGTTAGTGGATTCTTGATTACTCAGGGTGGTGATGATCGTGGCGGTGATGGTTAAAATGTTGAAATAACATTATTTTTGTAGTCGTCCGGTGTGGTGAGGTGGGGAATCTCATCattttcttactaaatttaaatcttactttttaaaataataatattattataattacttttattttattttacttttttttgaaaattttatatttggCTAATCTCTATTTGAAGGAATGATTTTAGACATAGAAGTTCTCTTCTCATATAAAAGCACAGTAGTATCTCTTCTCAAGGCACGACATAATAGAATTCACAATATAGTCGTTTAAGAGTCTTGTTTGAACAGAAATTTCCTTCCAacagtttttatgttttttaatagtAATTTTAATGTGTACACCAATTGCTcgataatatc comes from Capsicum annuum cultivar UCD-10X-F1 chromosome 2, UCD10Xv1.1, whole genome shotgun sequence and encodes:
- the LOC107857959 gene encoding LOW QUALITY PROTEIN: putative wall-associated receptor kinase-like 11 (The sequence of the model RefSeq protein was modified relative to this genomic sequence to represent the inferred CDS: inserted 2 bases in 1 codon; substituted 1 base at 1 genomic stop codon; added 79 bases not found in genome assembly), which encodes MLSAIQGCTNCTDVYYKSKQSRTISLSVFLSIGVLLLLFGSYLLYKTFKKRREKRQKQMFFKRNGGLLLQQQLSSNEGIINKAXLFTAKELEKATDHFNENHILGRGGQGTVYKGMLPDGKIVAVKKSKLVDENQLDQFINEVVILSQINHRNVVKLLGCCLETEVPLLVYEFIINGTLYSLIHNENKEFPFPWSTRLRIATEVAGALAYLHXATSVPIYHRDIKSSNILLDEKYCAKVSDFGTSRSIAIDQTHLTTGVQGTFGYLDPEYFQSSQYTEKSDVYSFGVVLAELLTGKKAISTTTNEDRSLATNFLLATDSNRLDTFIHTKILQEGRKEDIMAAANIAYRCLNLNGKKRPTMKEVTTALEAIRPQVPSAALTNVQLDKGDTAERSVISEVNYTWTNTDSTSSDDIHPLLFETS